One genomic region from Chlamydiales bacterium STE3 encodes:
- a CDS encoding putative ABC transporter ATP-binding protein YbiT (Product derived from UniProtKB/Swiss-Prot:P0A9U3;Gene name derived from UniProtKB/Swiss-Prot:P0A9U3), translated as MITLQLISKSFGSRVLFENVTVTFNEGNRYGLTGPNGAGKTTLLKIVMGLEEATSGTVTLPDRVGILKQNIEDYRECNVLDTVIMGNKRLWNAFQERDHLYEVEMTDEIGMRLGDLEGIIAEEDGYSAEANAEMLLSGMGVPQEFFTKKMKEVPTDIQFKILLCQALFGDPQALLLDEPTNHLDLESIGWLEKFLLNYKGTLIVISHDRHFLNAVTTHIADIDYGTIIIYPGNYDDMVVAKTSLRDSAESEVKSKEKKIAQLKEFVAKFGAGTRASQVQSRLREINRLQPQELKKSNIQRPYIRFIPQEKAPGKIIFKVEGVSKSYDDHAVIEKLNLEITRGDKIGVIGNNGRGKTTLLKLLARAIESDRGKLELGHQVQISYFPQNHLDIIDKKEAINSFDWLKNVKTGVYDQEIRSVMGKMLFAGDDAFKPISSLSGGETARLILASMMLVDHNVLILDEPNNHLDLEAVSALAWGLQEYKGTVIVASHDRDLISTVANRIVAFENDGIHVFDGPLDEYLAKKEAAARR; from the coding sequence ATGATTACCTTACAACTTATTTCTAAAAGCTTTGGGAGCCGAGTACTTTTTGAAAATGTAACCGTTACATTTAACGAAGGTAACCGCTACGGTCTAACAGGTCCAAATGGTGCTGGGAAGACTACTCTACTCAAAATAGTTATGGGGCTAGAAGAAGCCACATCCGGGACAGTCACTCTACCTGATCGTGTAGGGATCCTAAAACAGAACATTGAAGATTACCGAGAATGTAATGTCCTCGACACTGTGATCATGGGAAACAAAAGGCTGTGGAATGCTTTCCAAGAACGCGATCATTTATACGAAGTAGAGATGACAGATGAGATTGGCATGCGCTTAGGAGATCTTGAAGGCATTATCGCAGAAGAAGATGGCTATAGCGCTGAGGCTAATGCCGAAATGCTGTTATCTGGAATGGGTGTTCCTCAAGAATTTTTTACAAAGAAAATGAAAGAGGTCCCAACAGATATTCAATTTAAAATTCTCCTTTGCCAAGCCCTATTTGGAGATCCACAAGCTCTTCTCTTGGATGAACCGACAAACCACTTAGACTTAGAATCTATCGGCTGGCTCGAAAAGTTCCTACTTAACTACAAAGGCACCTTAATTGTTATTAGCCATGATAGGCACTTCTTAAATGCTGTAACGACACACATTGCAGATATTGACTATGGTACCATTATTATTTATCCAGGTAACTATGATGACATGGTTGTTGCAAAAACTTCTTTACGCGACAGCGCTGAATCAGAAGTGAAAAGTAAGGAAAAGAAAATTGCCCAACTTAAAGAGTTTGTTGCGAAGTTTGGAGCAGGCACAAGAGCCAGCCAGGTGCAATCACGCTTGAGAGAGATCAATCGTCTGCAGCCTCAAGAACTCAAAAAATCCAACATCCAACGTCCCTATATTCGTTTCATTCCCCAAGAAAAAGCACCTGGAAAAATTATTTTCAAAGTCGAAGGAGTCTCCAAAAGCTATGACGACCATGCAGTAATTGAAAAACTTAACTTGGAAATCACACGAGGAGATAAGATCGGTGTCATCGGAAACAATGGTAGAGGGAAGACAACCCTTCTCAAACTATTAGCTCGTGCCATCGAAAGTGATCGCGGCAAGCTAGAATTAGGCCATCAAGTACAAATTAGTTATTTCCCGCAAAACCATTTAGATATTATCGACAAGAAAGAGGCTATTAATTCCTTCGACTGGCTTAAGAATGTGAAAACTGGTGTATACGACCAGGAAATTCGCAGTGTGATGGGGAAAATGCTATTTGCTGGTGATGATGCCTTCAAGCCTATTTCTTCCTTATCAGGAGGAGAGACAGCGCGACTTATTTTAGCTTCGATGATGCTTGTCGATCACAACGTTCTTATCCTTGATGAACCCAATAACCACTTGGACCTTGAAGCAGTCTCTGCTCTTGCTTGGGGACTTCAAGAGTACAAAGGTACGGTTATTGTCGCAAGTCATGATAGGGATTTAATTAGCACCGTGGCTAATCGCATTGTTGCCTTTGAAAATGACGGTATCCATGTATTTGACGGGCCATTGGATGAATACCTGGCAAAAAAAGAAGCTGCCGCACGAAGATAA
- a CDS encoding putative tRNA (Guanosine-2'-O-)-methyltransferase (Product derived from UniProtKB/Trembl:Q6ME25;Gene name derived from UniProtKB/Trembl:Q6ME25): MNEFTKNKFHSLSNASQHKILAKLLNELYRLQISGQVLSPSKALYELYSGWIETGLKIQWDNPKSIADGYHFHLRQANIQGQFLPAVAHFDREEAEEAWPIHVYLDQLRSAHNVGSILRTAEGFGFDTVLFSKDTPWIDNKQVQKTSCNAYLFVNCQKKTPMQDLKRPLVVLETALEACSLYKFTFPRTFTLAIGNEEYGCSDDMLKTADYIIKIPMRGRKNSLNVANAFAATASEISRQRN, translated from the coding sequence ATGAATGAATTCACTAAGAATAAATTTCATTCTTTGTCGAATGCTAGCCAACATAAAATTCTAGCAAAGCTTCTTAATGAGCTTTATCGCCTGCAAATTAGCGGCCAGGTACTCAGCCCCTCAAAAGCACTTTATGAACTTTATTCCGGTTGGATAGAGACAGGGTTAAAAATCCAGTGGGATAACCCTAAATCTATAGCTGATGGCTATCATTTTCATTTGCGCCAAGCCAACATACAGGGGCAGTTTTTACCAGCTGTTGCTCATTTTGACAGAGAAGAGGCCGAGGAAGCATGGCCTATTCATGTTTACTTGGACCAACTTCGTTCAGCACATAACGTGGGTAGCATTTTGCGCACTGCGGAGGGATTTGGCTTTGACACTGTACTTTTCTCTAAAGACACTCCTTGGATCGACAATAAACAGGTCCAAAAAACCTCTTGCAACGCTTATCTTTTCGTTAACTGTCAGAAAAAAACACCTATGCAAGATTTAAAACGGCCTCTAGTCGTGTTAGAGACAGCGCTAGAAGCTTGTTCACTTTATAAATTTACATTTCCGAGGACGTTTACCTTGGCAATAGGAAATGAGGAGTATGGATGCTCTGATGATATGCTTAAAACTGCCGACTACATCATCAAAATTCCTATGAGGGGGCGCAAAAATTCTCTTAACGTCGCCAACGCATTTGCCGCCACAGCCTCGGAAATATCAAGGCAGAGGAATTAA
- a CDS encoding GTP cyclohydrolase 1 (Product derived from UniProtKB/Swiss-Prot:C4LDE6;Gene name derived from UniProtKB/Swiss-Prot:C4LDE6;EC number derived from UniProtKB/Swiss-Prot:C4LDE6): MSTNNFSFLPFEKEREAKDKEFFSVDPAITRYPSPIIDSVKQASEQEKIRLISEHFASILEILGMDLENESIKKTPLRIAKMYVQEVFSGLNKETFPDPSFIPDQNISPNHANTVFVKVSFTSFCEHHFVPFHGKAYISYLPNKKLIGLSKIPRIVRYFAKRPQVQERLTAQIADSLSIMLETENVAVSIIAEHFCVIARGIEDSHSDTITNHLRGVFESDENIRREFFEGINRQRH; encoded by the coding sequence ATGAGTACAAACAATTTCTCTTTTCTTCCTTTCGAAAAAGAACGTGAGGCGAAGGACAAAGAATTTTTTTCCGTTGATCCAGCAATCACCAGATATCCCTCACCTATTATCGATTCTGTCAAGCAGGCTTCGGAACAAGAAAAAATTCGCTTAATTAGTGAACATTTTGCAAGCATCTTGGAAATCCTGGGAATGGATCTTGAAAACGAATCCATCAAAAAAACACCTTTACGCATTGCGAAGATGTATGTCCAGGAAGTTTTTTCGGGTCTTAATAAGGAAACCTTTCCCGATCCAAGCTTTATCCCAGACCAAAATATAAGTCCCAACCATGCTAATACTGTGTTTGTTAAGGTTTCGTTCACAAGTTTCTGTGAGCACCACTTTGTCCCTTTTCATGGAAAAGCTTATATCTCCTATTTGCCGAATAAAAAATTAATTGGATTATCTAAGATTCCAAGAATTGTACGCTATTTTGCCAAACGCCCTCAGGTACAAGAAAGGCTAACCGCTCAAATCGCAGACTCTTTATCTATCATGCTGGAAACGGAGAATGTAGCAGTTTCTATTATCGCGGAACATTTCTGTGTTATTGCACGGGGTATTGAAGATTCTCATAGTGATACTATCACAAATCATTTGCGGGGTGTTTTTGAAAGCGACGAAAATATTCGCCGCGAGTTTTTTGAAGGCATTAACCGTCAACGCCATTAA
- a CDS encoding Uncharacterized protein (Product derived from UniProtKB/Trembl:D6YRW0) — MLNALKIILEIQEFDMQLIQLMRLKKERLKELENLNGIKANLQKQVSFKEAEIMELKKNQRMFESEVNDIVAKIKKLEGQQNAVKKLEEFNALTHEMSQAEKERNAKELRLSDVIDRLNAEEDALKSLNETLESTLENGKALEGEIVEGISRINVEGRELKEQRDHLVLNADPEVFQIYERLLRNKKDRVVVPIENRCCSGCHIMLTAQNENLVRKGERLVFCEHCSRIHYWPESEALEGTKVATKQRRRRGASKV, encoded by the coding sequence ATGCTTAATGCCTTAAAAATCATCTTGGAAATTCAAGAATTTGATATGCAGCTTATTCAGCTAATGCGCTTGAAAAAAGAAAGGCTAAAAGAACTTGAGAACCTAAATGGCATTAAGGCCAATTTGCAAAAACAGGTCTCTTTTAAAGAAGCTGAAATTATGGAATTAAAGAAAAATCAGCGTATGTTTGAGAGCGAAGTGAACGATATTGTCGCAAAAATCAAGAAATTAGAAGGGCAGCAGAACGCCGTAAAAAAATTGGAAGAGTTCAATGCGTTGACACATGAAATGTCTCAAGCGGAAAAAGAGCGTAATGCTAAAGAGTTAAGGTTGAGTGATGTGATTGATCGATTGAATGCTGAAGAAGACGCTCTTAAAAGCTTAAATGAAACTCTGGAAAGCACTTTAGAAAATGGAAAGGCTTTAGAAGGAGAAATTGTCGAGGGCATTTCCCGTATTAATGTGGAAGGAAGAGAGCTAAAAGAGCAGCGTGACCATCTTGTTCTCAATGCAGATCCCGAAGTGTTTCAAATTTACGAACGTCTTTTACGCAATAAAAAAGATAGGGTCGTTGTGCCCATCGAAAATCGCTGCTGCAGTGGTTGCCACATTATGCTAACAGCACAAAATGAAAACCTAGTGCGTAAGGGTGAGCGCCTTGTGTTCTGTGAGCATTGTTCACGCATCCACTACTGGCCAGAAAGCGAAGCTCTCGAAGGCACAAAAGTTGCGACAAAACAGCGTCGTCGCCGTGGAGCATCAAAAGTTTAA
- a CDS encoding Ribokinase/pfkB superfamily (Product derived from UniProtKB/Trembl:U7DC60) codes for MEQKSLLAAQLKKKHQYFLNHPSEKKRCFIGFDGFTDEIVKTVATRESCTKMTPMKKIAELAERISQASSLSGNVEFIVTHTKIGGNAPILTDALLKGGHLITFAGSIGKNNFVEPLFQEMADGCEEVFPLGPSSHSDALEFEDGKIIFGKLENLKNITYEQLVTTIGLSKLKEIFERSTLFISANWTMLTTMNHFWAMILKEILPLSKKKRWLFVDLADPTKRTDADLKEALNLLKKFSSTYYVIQGLNEAEAMRVAKVLSLPIKGNSQENLLDLAQAIRLASGLQEVIIHATQFACSTAEEGSWIVQGPYTEKPLITTGAGDNFNAGYCNALLYDLNGEQRLLAGVATSGYYVRTGKSPTIDQLVEFLQKWR; via the coding sequence ATGGAACAAAAATCCTTATTAGCTGCTCAGCTAAAAAAAAAGCATCAGTACTTCCTGAATCATCCTTCTGAAAAAAAACGCTGCTTCATTGGGTTCGATGGATTTACAGATGAAATCGTCAAAACTGTGGCAACCAGGGAAAGTTGCACCAAAATGACCCCGATGAAAAAGATTGCAGAACTTGCCGAACGCATTTCCCAAGCTAGCAGCTTGAGTGGCAATGTGGAATTTATTGTGACCCACACCAAAATCGGTGGAAATGCGCCCATCTTAACAGATGCCTTGCTCAAGGGAGGGCATCTCATTACCTTTGCAGGCTCGATCGGCAAAAACAATTTTGTAGAACCTCTATTCCAAGAGATGGCTGATGGATGTGAGGAAGTTTTCCCTCTTGGCCCCAGCTCTCATTCAGATGCATTGGAATTTGAGGATGGCAAGATCATTTTCGGGAAATTAGAAAATCTAAAAAATATCACTTATGAGCAATTAGTCACCACCATTGGCTTGTCAAAACTTAAAGAAATTTTCGAACGTTCTACACTATTTATTTCAGCTAACTGGACCATGCTGACAACGATGAATCACTTTTGGGCAATGATTTTAAAAGAAATTCTCCCCTTAAGCAAAAAAAAGCGTTGGCTTTTTGTCGACCTAGCTGACCCAACAAAAAGAACAGATGCTGACCTAAAAGAAGCGCTAAACCTATTAAAGAAATTCAGCAGCACCTACTACGTCATTCAAGGCTTAAATGAAGCTGAGGCTATGCGCGTTGCCAAAGTCCTTTCATTACCCATTAAAGGGAATTCTCAAGAAAATTTACTGGACTTAGCTCAAGCCATCCGTTTAGCTAGCGGCCTTCAAGAAGTGATAATTCATGCCACACAATTTGCCTGCAGTACAGCCGAAGAAGGCAGCTGGATCGTACAAGGCCCTTATACTGAAAAGCCTTTGATCACAACAGGGGCAGGGGATAATTTTAATGCAGGGTACTGCAATGCTCTACTTTATGACTTAAATGGTGAGCAGCGTTTACTAGCAGGCGTTGCCACATCGGGCTATTACGTTCGAACAGGAAAAAGTCCGACAATTGATCAGCTTGTCGAATTTTTACAAAAATGGAGATGA
- a CDS encoding Serine hydroxymethyltransferase (Product derived from UniProtKB/Swiss-Prot:O83349;Gene name derived from UniProtKB/Swiss-Prot:O83349;EC number derived from UniProtKB/Swiss-Prot:O83349), translating into MSRLQKYLEKNPSSKHSSAAIAYLAALDHIAISSPEIAETIIKELEDQRSNLKLIASENFSSYAVQLAMGNLLTDKYAEGYAGHRFYAGCENVDTIEEKAQNELKAIFGAEAAYVQPHSGADANLVAFWSILVKRVQTAEVERLGKKSIDELTPQEYESIRQLMLNQKVLGLSLNSGGHLTHGYKHNVSAKMMHAITYDVNPQTELLDYEAIREIAIQEKPAILLAGYSAYPRKLNFAKFRAIADEVGAVLMVDMAHFSGLVAGKVLTGEYDPVPYADIVTSTTHKTLRGPRGGFILCKKEYEEFINKGCPLVLGGPLPHVMAAKAIAFKEANSEDFKVYAKSIVDNASSLAKALIAKGLRLVTQGTENHLLIIDLTQFGLTGRQGESVLREAKLTVNRNAIPFDKNGPWYTSGIRIGTPAISTLGMKSAEMEEIADIIYLVLSNTKPKLHIKTQQPSKAQFAIDPIILEQAQQRVKTLLEKYPLYPELAEALLP; encoded by the coding sequence ATGTCACGTTTACAAAAATACTTAGAAAAAAATCCCTCATCAAAACATTCTTCCGCGGCGATTGCTTACCTCGCTGCATTAGATCACATTGCAATTTCTTCTCCAGAAATTGCTGAAACAATTATCAAAGAACTCGAAGATCAGCGCTCTAATCTCAAGTTAATTGCTTCTGAGAATTTTTCTTCCTACGCTGTGCAACTCGCTATGGGCAACTTGCTTACTGATAAATATGCTGAAGGGTATGCAGGACATCGTTTTTATGCCGGCTGCGAAAACGTTGATACAATTGAAGAAAAGGCTCAAAACGAACTCAAGGCAATTTTTGGAGCAGAGGCAGCTTATGTACAGCCCCATTCAGGCGCTGATGCCAACCTTGTGGCTTTTTGGTCTATCTTAGTGAAGCGTGTGCAAACAGCAGAAGTCGAGCGTTTAGGCAAAAAAAGTATCGATGAACTCACACCTCAGGAATATGAAAGCATCAGACAACTTATGCTTAACCAAAAAGTTCTCGGACTGTCATTAAACTCTGGAGGCCACCTGACGCACGGTTATAAGCACAATGTTTCAGCAAAAATGATGCACGCTATTACCTACGACGTTAATCCGCAAACAGAACTTTTAGATTATGAAGCCATTAGAGAGATCGCTATACAAGAAAAACCCGCTATTCTTCTTGCCGGCTACTCTGCCTATCCGCGCAAATTAAATTTTGCAAAGTTTCGCGCTATCGCTGATGAGGTCGGAGCTGTTTTGATGGTAGATATGGCTCACTTTAGCGGCCTCGTTGCAGGAAAAGTTTTAACCGGAGAATATGACCCCGTGCCTTACGCGGATATTGTCACTTCAACGACACACAAAACTCTTCGTGGCCCAAGAGGCGGTTTTATCCTTTGTAAAAAAGAGTATGAAGAATTTATTAATAAAGGCTGTCCTTTAGTCCTTGGAGGGCCCCTTCCGCATGTAATGGCTGCCAAAGCTATCGCTTTCAAAGAGGCAAACTCAGAAGACTTTAAAGTCTATGCCAAAAGCATTGTGGATAACGCTTCCTCCTTAGCCAAAGCTTTAATTGCAAAAGGCCTGCGACTAGTGACACAAGGAACGGAGAATCACCTTTTAATCATTGACTTAACGCAATTTGGCTTAACGGGAAGACAGGGCGAAAGTGTTTTGAGAGAAGCCAAGCTCACAGTGAACCGGAACGCCATTCCTTTTGATAAAAACGGTCCTTGGTATACCTCTGGAATTAGGATTGGCACGCCAGCAATATCCACTCTCGGAATGAAAAGTGCAGAGATGGAAGAAATTGCCGATATTATTTACCTTGTCCTCTCCAACACCAAACCTAAACTCCACATAAAAACGCAGCAGCCAAGCAAGGCGCAATTTGCAATCGACCCTATAATTTTAGAACAAGCCCAGCAAAGAGTCAAAACCTTACTCGAGAAGTATCCTCTTTACCCGGAACTGGCAGAAGCACTCTTGCCTTAA
- a CDS encoding ATP-dependent Clp protease proteolytic subunit 1 (Product derived from UniProtKB/Swiss-Prot:Q6ME32;Gene name derived from UniProtKB/Swiss-Prot:Q6ME32;EC number derived from UniProtKB/Swiss-Prot:Q6ME32), with translation METSMAKSDPSKNDSEMNNKLDDKIESLLMEQRRIFLCDAVDNDSAQAIIRKLWYLELKDPGKLITFIINSPGGSIDAGFAIWDQIKMISSPVATLVTGLAASMGSVLSLVASPKLRFATFHSRFMVHQPRLSGVIQGQATDLEIQAREMLKTRKILIDLYVKATGKSAAAIEKAIDRDTWMTAEEALEFGLLDSIVHSYEEINKHL, from the coding sequence ATGGAGACATCTATGGCTAAGAGCGACCCTAGCAAAAATGATTCTGAAATGAATAATAAATTAGACGATAAAATTGAATCGCTTCTTATGGAGCAGCGCCGGATTTTCCTTTGTGATGCTGTCGATAATGATTCGGCACAAGCAATCATCCGCAAACTTTGGTACTTAGAGCTTAAAGACCCAGGAAAGCTGATCACATTTATCATCAACAGCCCAGGAGGATCAATTGATGCAGGTTTTGCTATTTGGGACCAAATTAAGATGATTTCTTCGCCGGTTGCTACCCTTGTTACCGGGCTTGCCGCTTCGATGGGCTCTGTATTGAGTTTGGTGGCTTCCCCAAAACTACGCTTCGCGACTTTTCATTCAAGATTTATGGTACACCAACCAAGGTTAAGTGGCGTCATTCAAGGACAAGCTACAGACTTGGAAATTCAGGCAAGAGAGATGCTTAAAACCCGCAAAATTTTAATTGACCTCTACGTCAAAGCAACAGGAAAAAGTGCCGCTGCCATCGAAAAAGCCATCGATCGCGATACTTGGATGACAGCTGAGGAAGCATTAGAATTCGGCCTTTTAGATAGCATTGTCCATTCTTATGAAGAGATAAATAAACATCTATAA
- a CDS encoding Diaminopimelate epimerase (Product derived from UniProtKB/Swiss-Prot:O67693;Gene name derived from UniProtKB/Swiss-Prot:O67693;EC number derived from UniProtKB/Swiss-Prot:O67693) — protein MTEIAFSKYSGCGNDFLLIDNRDNHFPAHNSGFIARMCHRPSGVGADGVILLEQSQTADFKMRIYNADGSEAEMCGNGLRCLKKFIREKGITASPLKIETMTRQHQVELIADCVKATMGEPTDIQLNLSLSINGKTHIVHFLNTGVPHVIQFVDDLEKAPVEALGRTLRYHPHFMPRGANANFVTITESSSLSVRTYERGVEQETLACGTGATASAIAAALLFQLPAPIQIKTRSGQFLTIDFTIDEHNQITNVTQSGPATYHFKGSFALSKEDLCH, from the coding sequence ATGACCGAAATTGCTTTTTCTAAGTATTCCGGCTGTGGAAATGATTTCCTACTAATTGACAACCGCGATAATCATTTCCCTGCGCATAACAGCGGTTTCATCGCCCGCATGTGCCATCGTCCTAGTGGCGTTGGCGCAGACGGTGTGATCTTATTAGAGCAAAGCCAAACTGCTGATTTTAAAATGCGTATTTACAATGCTGATGGTTCGGAAGCAGAAATGTGTGGCAATGGCCTTCGCTGTTTAAAAAAGTTTATTAGGGAGAAAGGAATCACGGCCTCTCCTTTAAAAATTGAAACGATGACAAGACAACACCAAGTGGAACTCATCGCAGACTGTGTCAAAGCCACAATGGGAGAACCGACAGATATACAGCTTAATCTCTCCCTTTCTATAAATGGTAAGACACACATTGTCCATTTTCTAAACACAGGAGTTCCTCATGTCATCCAATTTGTGGATGATCTGGAAAAAGCCCCCGTTGAGGCCTTAGGACGAACTTTACGTTACCACCCTCATTTTATGCCAAGAGGAGCAAATGCCAATTTCGTTACCATCACAGAAAGCTCTTCTTTGTCGGTACGCACTTATGAAAGAGGAGTGGAGCAAGAAACTCTAGCCTGTGGAACGGGAGCAACCGCTTCGGCGATCGCTGCTGCTTTATTATTCCAGTTACCAGCACCTATTCAAATAAAAACGCGCTCTGGGCAATTTTTAACCATCGACTTTACGATCGATGAACATAACCAAATTACGAATGTCACGCAAAGCGGCCCTGCAACCTACCATTTTAAGGGAAGCTTTGCTTTATCTAAGGAAGATTTATGCCATTAA
- a CDS encoding hypothetical protein (Product derived from UniProtKB/Swiss-Prot:Q9Z834;UPF0158 protein CPn_0518/CP_0235/CPj0518/CpB0539): MPLKTKQIAQNPLILRCHRLMESFAKCDDERDFYLDRMEGFILFVDLDKSEDELKKLETEIETNHERYCMIPKLTFYETKKIMEGFVNEKVYDIDTKEKLLEIIQSKEARENFLEFIYDHHTEFEKWQQFYQERSRIRIIEWLRQNHFEFVFEEDLDLPKDIIEKLKTELFEPKASKEVLAARKTLFLKAKTYYSNEALNPRPKRGRPPKQVTKLEVEPQITTDIYTTVPSGVRPFLFIPDYSHGSSMIFSPKFENEEQLLARKKASGYEYEISMENLNQKLSALKSLSTRWEQDEQTSKKGMSEEKLDFSFDDDEEDEDDTSAEFKKKSTKSTKPSKASKKPAKDKTPTKAKTTATTKKPKK; the protein is encoded by the coding sequence ATGCCATTAAAAACAAAACAAATCGCCCAAAATCCATTGATCTTACGCTGTCATCGACTCATGGAATCTTTTGCAAAATGTGATGACGAGCGCGATTTCTACCTCGATCGTATGGAAGGCTTTATTCTATTTGTCGATCTGGATAAATCAGAAGATGAGCTAAAGAAGTTAGAAACAGAAATTGAAACGAATCATGAACGCTATTGCATGATCCCTAAACTTACTTTTTATGAAACGAAGAAAATCATGGAAGGTTTCGTCAATGAAAAAGTCTATGACATCGATACAAAAGAAAAGCTTTTAGAAATTATTCAATCTAAAGAAGCGCGCGAAAACTTTTTAGAATTTATCTACGACCACCATACCGAATTTGAAAAATGGCAGCAATTTTACCAAGAGCGCTCCCGTATTAGGATTATCGAATGGCTAAGGCAGAATCATTTTGAATTTGTTTTTGAAGAGGACCTGGACCTCCCAAAAGATATTATTGAAAAGCTAAAAACGGAGTTATTTGAACCCAAGGCAAGCAAAGAAGTTTTAGCAGCTCGCAAAACGCTCTTTTTGAAAGCAAAAACTTATTACTCTAACGAAGCTTTAAATCCTCGCCCAAAAAGAGGGAGACCGCCAAAACAGGTCACAAAATTAGAAGTAGAGCCACAAATCACCACAGACATCTACACCACAGTTCCTAGTGGGGTTAGGCCCTTTCTCTTTATTCCTGATTATTCACACGGCTCTTCGATGATTTTTTCGCCGAAATTCGAAAACGAAGAGCAGTTATTGGCCAGAAAGAAAGCTTCTGGTTACGAATATGAAATCAGTATGGAGAATCTTAATCAAAAGCTTTCGGCTTTAAAAAGCCTTTCTACTCGCTGGGAACAGGATGAGCAAACATCAAAAAAGGGTATGTCCGAAGAAAAACTAGATTTTAGCTTTGATGATGATGAAGAAGATGAGGATGATACATCTGCTGAATTTAAAAAAAAATCGACTAAATCTACCAAGCCCTCTAAAGCTTCCAAAAAACCTGCTAAAGACAAAACACCCACGAAAGCAAAAACTACGGCTACCACCAAAAAACCTAAAAAATAA